Proteins from a genomic interval of Candidatus Babela massiliensis:
- a CDS encoding VWA domain-containing protein — MNIEILYPYILYTGIPIVFLSSIWRLLYHKKPVYIYTATKPIQNTNNKKWHEIILFLLRLFSLLILVIGACRLRKPDTRSKVPVNGIDIMLAMDVSGSMTNLYENNSKTRFDVAKEEAIKFIEKRENDSIGLVLFANVAVSRCPLTQDKKFLKNIILDTAIGQINFEGTVLSKGLLTAINRLKYSNAKSKIIILLTDGDPTSNDERPEKAIELARKLGIKIYTIGIGDDKPFDIFTFFGHRITPPINTRLLNNIASNTGGSSFLAKEPKELENIYNEIDQLEKTEYQTPIYSKYFEYFMLLLWITFALIGLEILLSTLVWPSLN; from the coding sequence ATGAATATCGAAATATTATATCCATATATCTTATACACAGGAATACCAATAGTATTTTTATCAAGCATTTGGAGGTTGCTCTATCATAAAAAACCAGTATATATTTATACTGCTACAAAACCCATTCAAAATACAAATAATAAAAAATGGCATGAAATAATACTTTTTTTACTAAGATTATTCTCTTTATTAATTTTGGTAATAGGTGCATGCAGATTAAGAAAACCGGATACTAGATCTAAAGTACCGGTTAATGGAATAGATATAATGCTAGCAATGGATGTTTCAGGTAGTATGACCAATCTATATGAAAATAACTCAAAAACTAGATTTGATGTTGCCAAAGAAGAAGCCATTAAATTTATCGAAAAAAGAGAAAATGACTCAATAGGACTAGTATTATTTGCAAATGTAGCAGTTTCAAGATGTCCTTTGACTCAAGATAAAAAATTTTTAAAAAATATAATTCTTGATACAGCTATAGGACAAATAAATTTTGAAGGAACTGTTCTTTCAAAAGGTCTTTTGACTGCAATCAACAGATTAAAATACTCTAATGCAAAAAGCAAAATTATTATCTTATTAACCGATGGAGACCCTACCTCAAATGACGAAAGACCAGAAAAAGCAATCGAACTTGCAAGAAAACTAGGAATCAAAATATACACAATAGGTATTGGTGATGATAAGCCTTTTGATATCTTTACTTTCTTTGGTCACAGAATAACTCCACCAATCAATACTAGACTTTTAAACAATATAGCTTCAAATACAGGAGGAAGTTCTTTTTTAGCAAAAGAACCTAAAGAACTGGAAAATATCTATAATGAGATAGATCAATTGGAAAAAACAGAATATCAAACCCCTATTTATTCTAAATATTTTGAGTACTTTATGTTGCTATTATGGATTACATTTGCTTTAATAGGTTTAGAAATTTTACTATCAACTTTAGTTTGGCCTTCTCTTAATTAA
- a CDS encoding lysophospholipid acyltransferase family protein, protein MQILIILRTLLSYFLGLITAAIFLPIAIIILILPEKIRPTKLFFFLLYLFYEAILRCFLMPIKIIGKENLLKNKAVIFVANHQSALDIPLVGILSQGQPHLWLVLEYYQNKLILGFFIKKLFIAVNQQSKLQSAKSLIKAIRKLLDSPQNLVIFPEGGRFTDGKIHRFFEGFAVITQKTNYPVIPVYLVNNAKIYPPFSFLMYYHEIKAIVGKPMFMESNETPKDFTKRVHNWFEEQLEGK, encoded by the coding sequence ATGCAAATACTTATTATTCTGAGAACCTTATTATCTTATTTTTTAGGATTAATCACAGCAGCAATTTTTTTGCCTATTGCTATAATAATATTAATTTTACCTGAAAAAATACGTCCTACAAAACTATTCTTCTTCTTATTATATTTATTTTATGAAGCAATTTTACGTTGTTTTTTAATGCCTATAAAAATCATTGGAAAAGAAAACTTATTAAAAAACAAAGCCGTTATATTCGTTGCTAATCATCAATCAGCTTTAGATATACCTCTTGTAGGAATATTAAGCCAAGGACAACCTCACTTATGGTTGGTGCTTGAATACTATCAAAACAAATTGATATTAGGATTCTTTATCAAAAAACTATTTATAGCCGTTAATCAACAAAGCAAATTACAAAGTGCCAAATCTTTAATAAAAGCAATAAGAAAATTACTTGACTCCCCTCAAAATCTTGTTATATTTCCAGAAGGTGGAAGATTTACAGACGGTAAAATACATAGATTCTTTGAAGGCTTTGCAGTTATTACTCAAAAAACTAACTATCCTGTAATACCAGTATATTTAGTCAATAATGCAAAAATTTATCCTCCTTTTAGTTTTTTAATGTATTATCATGAAATTAAAGCAATAGTAGGAAAGCCTATGTTCATGGAATCTAATGAAACTCCTAAAGATTTTACCAAAAGAGTACATAATTGGTTTGAGGAACAATTAGAAGGTAAGTAA
- a CDS encoding ankyrin repeat domain-containing protein, which translates to MKKLIIIISISILSILNSNFSYSMQKELKEFELPDEILLKIVTDTLEDIISKNKHNIFLTFCKISKFVNNIHIVNKQYNRISQDIKKLAEKYKSPDHLKKHFAFEESQLSKEELNKKLEKHLELGKDHNLYQNQAIRYVIAGANPNLEIESFGQVKSALTLSAEYGYLNLVKVLLKYNANVSYPNEWHLETALIIAVKNKNLRLIKILLPYNISLKSTEEINTALKEALEDNSTEIVKLLLKDIDNLDSIRYYFNNFTPLMYAIDKNNIEITKIILEKYPNVELQDIDGNTALILAVKNDNLEIIKLILKHYPNINTQNKFGYTALMYAIENNNEEVIKYLMERNPDLTLINQNQNNITHIAYRYKNQNIIDIINKKTEQDNLEIESLDIV; encoded by the coding sequence ATGAAAAAATTAATTATAATTATAAGTATATCAATATTATCAATTTTGAATTCTAATTTCTCTTATTCTATGCAAAAAGAACTAAAAGAATTTGAACTGCCAGATGAAATATTATTAAAAATAGTAACAGATACTCTAGAGGATATAATATCAAAAAACAAACACAACATATTTTTAACATTTTGTAAAATATCTAAGTTTGTCAATAATATACATATAGTAAATAAACAATATAATAGGATATCGCAAGATATTAAAAAACTAGCAGAAAAATATAAATCTCCTGATCATTTAAAAAAACATTTTGCTTTTGAAGAAAGTCAATTATCTAAAGAAGAACTAAATAAAAAATTAGAAAAACACTTAGAATTAGGAAAAGATCATAATCTTTATCAAAATCAAGCAATTAGATATGTCATAGCAGGAGCTAATCCCAATTTAGAAATTGAAAGTTTTGGACAAGTAAAGAGTGCTTTAACATTATCAGCAGAATATGGATACCTTAATTTAGTAAAAGTACTCCTCAAATACAATGCCAACGTTAGCTATCCAAACGAGTGGCATCTAGAAACTGCTCTAATTATTGCTGTAAAAAATAAAAATCTAAGACTAATAAAGATACTTCTTCCATATAACATTAGTCTGAAATCTACAGAAGAGATAAACACTGCCTTAAAAGAAGCATTAGAGGATAACTCTACCGAAATAGTTAAATTATTGCTAAAGGATATTGATAATCTTGATTCAATTCGTTATTATTTCAATAATTTTACTCCATTGATGTATGCTATTGATAAAAACAATATAGAAATAACTAAGATTATTTTGGAAAAATATCCTAATGTTGAACTTCAAGATATAGATGGTAATACTGCTTTAATTTTGGCAGTAAAAAATGATAATCTAGAAATAATCAAATTGATTTTAAAACATTATCCTAATATTAATACTCAAAATAAATTTGGTTACACAGCTTTAATGTATGCTATTGAAAATAATAATGAAGAAGTTATTAAATATCTCATGGAACGCAATCCTGATTTAACTTTAATTAATCAAAACCAAAACAATATTACACATATAGCATATCGCTATAAAAATCAAAACATAATAGATATAATAAATAAGAAAACCGAACAAGATAATTTAGAAATAGAATCTCTTGATATAGTTTAA